One Paracoccaceae bacterium genomic region harbors:
- a CDS encoding response regulator → MFGLQHRAAVVLTLAGSCCATQGRPLATDGKMADASPGVSDPAASRLRRIPFRVYVALRMVPVLVALAVALGFVAWIVTDEAADRTARTAFDGKSELALAEVARLYESARAAAAALSLHPAIVNGTDANDHDALQELATLLVASPALEAAYVGWPNGDFTLLRHMRGRHSTFDAPLQAMWLAQLVSGGRSRFEFLDEALVVVEFRDDVDYPIDPSQRPWHREALLTEDAILTEPYLFFTTGEPGVSAARRATSGAVAGVDLSLRDLSSRLSALSLPEGGEAALVTSGGNVLADADTARIMAVIENADRPAKVLPNLADLGDSVIAAIAQQSALPYYGEIMHGGRHWIVQMSDVDQRDLRLAMAIPVSSLSGASGTLGSTFIGLFILVSIATLATVWAVANRIGRRLASFALEAERTAQLRFGHAALSDDGIAEFARLGATLTTMSGSLSAMARIGEIVARTDAPDTLLPEIVEVLADWTGAQSGVIRLGDPAKTGPMDTVAQFGPVPSPEQLGAPVQDHLQDSAADARTTLAGRLTQPILDGAGATLGMIDLRTEDPRAAFSPAARAAAAYAARSIGLAVDRHRMAEAWSNDRREASTVFASVADGIFILDLDGHIRAQNAAAADVLGWTDEEVFGRPAHETLSGRNAEGTLYTASDCPIGQTLRDGETRRIAGDSFSDRNGRQIPVDYACSPLRGDDGTVTGAVLSFRDVSDRRRAEAQLIERIKELRCLYSVVALLQGAPGTATDNFPAMAELLVQSVQHVRLAVARLNVEGIEYRSANWSPPVITLHADIGDKGRNGFVEIGYVEMPPPSIVGDAGFLDEEHNMLSVVASHIARMLERRDMRERLNQTERLRAVGELTGGIAHDFNNLLTIIVGGAETLEERLAHDDDARRIAVMIHQAGMNGAELTRGLLAFSRKQSLAPKPVAVDALIGAMSAMVERTIGEHLRYVTHFEPGLLLALADPAQLESAILNLVINARDAMPDGGLLTVEVANTWLDETFAASNDEVTPGPYVMIAVTDTGIGMSPELVARAFEPFFTTKSLGHGTGLGLSMVWGFAKQSRGHVRIYSEPGEGTTVKLFLPCADPAEEQSVVVPPPRQDSARGSRILLVEDDSLVREHATMVLQGLGFQVDAHADGPSAINAVREGLEFDVLFTDMVMPGGMNGRELAIAIRELKPDMRVVFTSGYADKAIIRQSRLEAGSLFISKPYRRADLADVMRRALG, encoded by the coding sequence ATGTTTGGCTTGCAGCATCGCGCTGCGGTTGTTCTAACGCTTGCAGGATCGTGCTGCGCGACCCAGGGGCGCCCGCTGGCGACGGATGGGAAGATGGCTGATGCGTCACCCGGAGTTTCGGACCCCGCCGCATCGCGTCTGCGGCGGATACCCTTTCGTGTCTATGTCGCGTTGCGCATGGTTCCGGTTCTTGTGGCGCTGGCCGTGGCCCTGGGCTTTGTGGCGTGGATCGTCACCGACGAGGCCGCGGACCGGACCGCCCGCACCGCCTTCGACGGCAAGTCCGAACTGGCGCTGGCAGAGGTGGCGCGTCTCTACGAGTCGGCGCGGGCCGCCGCAGCGGCGCTCTCGCTTCATCCGGCGATCGTCAACGGCACGGATGCCAATGACCACGACGCGCTGCAGGAACTTGCCACGCTTCTCGTCGCATCTCCGGCCCTTGAGGCGGCCTATGTCGGCTGGCCGAATGGTGACTTCACCCTGCTGCGGCACATGCGCGGGCGCCATTCGACGTTCGACGCACCGCTCCAGGCCATGTGGCTTGCACAACTGGTGAGCGGCGGGCGGTCGCGGTTCGAGTTCCTGGACGAGGCGCTTGTGGTCGTCGAGTTTCGCGACGACGTGGACTATCCCATCGACCCCTCGCAACGCCCGTGGCACCGAGAGGCGCTGCTGACAGAAGACGCGATCCTGACGGAACCCTACCTGTTCTTCACGACGGGAGAGCCCGGCGTCTCGGCGGCCCGGCGGGCAACAAGCGGCGCGGTCGCAGGCGTCGACCTGTCACTGCGCGACCTGTCATCGCGGTTGTCCGCGCTGAGCCTGCCGGAGGGAGGCGAGGCTGCGCTGGTCACCAGTGGCGGCAATGTGTTGGCCGATGCGGATACCGCACGGATCATGGCGGTGATCGAGAACGCGGACCGCCCGGCCAAGGTCCTGCCAAATCTCGCGGACCTGGGGGACTCCGTCATTGCCGCGATCGCACAGCAATCCGCGCTGCCCTACTACGGCGAGATCATGCACGGTGGGCGCCATTGGATCGTGCAGATGTCGGATGTCGATCAGCGTGATCTTCGGCTGGCTATGGCGATTCCGGTGTCCAGTCTCTCCGGCGCTTCGGGAACGCTTGGATCGACGTTCATCGGTTTGTTCATCCTCGTGTCCATTGCAACGCTGGCAACCGTCTGGGCGGTGGCAAACCGGATCGGTCGCAGGTTGGCCTCCTTCGCACTCGAGGCCGAGCGCACGGCGCAGCTGCGGTTTGGACACGCGGCGCTGTCAGACGACGGCATCGCCGAGTTCGCCCGCCTTGGGGCCACCCTGACCACCATGAGCGGATCGCTGTCCGCGATGGCCCGGATCGGTGAGATCGTCGCAAGGACCGATGCGCCCGACACGCTGCTGCCGGAGATCGTCGAGGTCCTTGCGGACTGGACCGGAGCGCAATCGGGTGTGATCAGGCTGGGTGATCCCGCCAAGACCGGCCCGATGGACACGGTCGCGCAATTCGGACCCGTGCCGTCACCCGAGCAGCTCGGCGCCCCGGTGCAAGACCACCTGCAAGACAGCGCCGCCGATGCACGGACCACGCTGGCCGGCAGGCTGACGCAGCCGATCCTCGACGGTGCGGGCGCGACACTGGGAATGATCGACCTGCGAACCGAAGACCCTCGTGCCGCCTTCAGCCCGGCCGCCCGGGCCGCAGCCGCCTATGCCGCGAGGTCGATCGGCCTTGCCGTCGATCGGCACCGGATGGCCGAGGCCTGGTCGAATGATCGGCGCGAGGCGTCGACGGTCTTTGCCTCGGTGGCGGACGGGATCTTCATCCTCGACCTTGACGGGCATATCCGCGCGCAGAACGCCGCGGCAGCTGACGTGCTCGGCTGGACCGACGAAGAGGTCTTCGGCCGCCCTGCGCATGAAACCCTTTCCGGTCGGAACGCCGAGGGAACCCTATATACGGCCAGCGACTGCCCTATCGGCCAGACCCTGCGTGACGGAGAAACCAGGCGCATCGCGGGTGATTCATTCTCCGACCGCAACGGGCGCCAGATCCCTGTGGACTATGCCTGTTCACCGCTGCGCGGCGATGACGGGACCGTCACGGGCGCCGTGCTAAGCTTCCGCGACGTCTCCGACAGGCGCCGCGCCGAGGCGCAACTGATCGAGCGGATCAAGGAACTGCGCTGCCTCTACAGCGTCGTCGCCCTTCTGCAGGGAGCGCCGGGGACCGCGACCGACAATTTTCCGGCAATGGCAGAGCTTCTGGTGCAAAGCGTGCAGCATGTCCGCCTTGCCGTTGCCCGGCTCAACGTCGAGGGCATCGAATACCGCAGTGCCAACTGGTCTCCGCCGGTCATCACGCTCCACGCCGACATCGGTGACAAGGGGCGCAACGGGTTCGTCGAGATCGGCTATGTCGAGATGCCACCGCCCAGCATTGTCGGCGACGCGGGCTTTCTGGACGAGGAACACAACATGCTGTCCGTGGTGGCGTCGCACATCGCCCGGATGCTGGAGCGGCGCGACATGCGCGAACGGCTGAACCAGACGGAACGGCTTCGCGCGGTGGGCGAACTGACGGGTGGCATCGCCCATGATTTCAACAATCTCCTGACCATCATCGTCGGCGGTGCCGAAACGCTGGAGGAACGTCTGGCCCACGATGATGACGCGCGGCGCATCGCAGTGATGATCCATCAGGCGGGAATGAACGGTGCCGAACTGACACGCGGCCTGCTGGCCTTTTCCCGCAAGCAGTCGCTGGCACCAAAGCCCGTTGCGGTGGATGCGCTGATCGGCGCGATGTCGGCGATGGTGGAGCGAACGATCGGCGAGCATCTTCGCTATGTCACGCATTTCGAACCGGGGCTTTTGCTGGCGCTGGCCGATCCGGCGCAACTTGAGAGCGCCATTCTGAACCTGGTCATCAATGCCCGCGATGCGATGCCGGATGGAGGCCTGCTGACGGTGGAGGTTGCCAACACCTGGCTGGACGAAACCTTTGCCGCCTCGAACGACGAGGTCACACCAGGCCCCTATGTCATGATCGCCGTAACGGATACCGGGATCGGCATGTCGCCGGAACTTGTCGCGCGGGCGTTCGAACCGTTCTTCACCACCAAGTCCCTGGGGCATGGCACAGGGCTTGGCCTGTCGATGGTCTGGGGTTTTGCCAAGCAGTCGCGCGGCCATGTCCGCATCTATTCAGAGCCTGGCGAAGGCACGACGGTAAAGCTGTTCCTGCCCTGCGCGGACCCCGCCGAGGAACAATCGGTCGTCGTGCCGCCACCGCGACAGGACTCGGCGCGGGGTTCGCGCATCCTGCTGGTCGAGGACGATTCCCTGGTCCGGGAGCACGCCACGATGGTGCTTCAGGGCCTGGGATTCCAGGTGGACGCACACGCCGACGGGCCAAGCGCGATCAATGCGGTGCGCGAGGGGCTGGAGTTCGATGTCCTGTTCACCGACATGGTGATGCCCGGCGGCATGAACGGTCGAGAGCTTGCGATTGCCATCAGGGAATTGAAGCCCGACATGCGCGTGGTCTTCACGTCGGGCTATGCCGACAAGGCGATCATCCGGCAAAGCCGTCTGGAGGCGGGCAGCCTTTTCATCAGCAAACCCTACCGACGCGCCGATCTTGCCGACGTGATGCGCCGGGCGCTCGGCTGA
- a CDS encoding EAL domain-containing response regulator yields the protein MDARHVMKILVDPTKATAMVDHDAHVLILDDDCAVAELVVSALLRIGARSHCFTEAKSFLAAVPNLRPTHMIVDLSLPGMDGLEVLRELARRGCRARIIVTSGHGGKILESMRHSAVELGLDVVGVLEKPFRLARLRDLMSVPPGRVAASRDATQADPALDARAFARALRTGDVKLYLQPKVICATGEKAGYEALARWHHPVHRVLPPGMFLSQVEASGQEFDLARCMLDLAFGHLVASGAPGLHIAVNVSLSVIRRPEFLPMLRELREHHGIDPGQVILELTENGTSEILAGDIETLTRIRLDGHKLAIDDFGIGQSSIQRLVQLPFTEIKIDRLFVRDLTRSGEARKVVAAVTALGKALGMSITAEGVENAETLTIVRDLGCDMAQGYFLGRPYEAPPSAARRA from the coding sequence ATGGACGCGAGACATGTGATGAAGATCCTTGTCGACCCGACAAAGGCCACAGCGATGGTGGATCATGACGCCCATGTGCTGATCCTTGATGACGATTGCGCGGTGGCGGAGCTCGTGGTCTCGGCCCTGCTGAGGATTGGCGCGCGCAGTCATTGCTTCACGGAGGCCAAGTCCTTTCTTGCGGCGGTCCCGAACCTGCGACCGACCCACATGATCGTGGATCTGTCGCTGCCCGGGATGGATGGACTTGAGGTGCTGCGCGAACTGGCGCGGCGCGGATGCCGGGCGCGCATCATCGTGACCAGCGGACATGGCGGCAAAATTCTTGAGTCGATGCGCCATTCGGCGGTCGAGCTTGGCCTTGATGTCGTCGGCGTGCTGGAGAAACCCTTCCGTCTTGCCCGGCTGCGGGACCTGATGTCGGTGCCGCCCGGGCGTGTTGCCGCATCTCGCGACGCCACCCAGGCCGATCCCGCGCTCGACGCCCGCGCCTTCGCCCGTGCCCTCCGCACCGGGGACGTCAAACTGTACCTTCAGCCCAAGGTGATCTGCGCCACCGGAGAGAAGGCGGGCTACGAGGCTCTGGCACGCTGGCACCACCCGGTGCACCGCGTGTTGCCGCCAGGCATGTTCCTGTCGCAGGTCGAGGCATCGGGCCAGGAATTCGATCTGGCGCGATGCATGCTGGACCTCGCGTTCGGGCATCTCGTGGCCAGCGGCGCACCGGGGCTGCATATCGCGGTGAATGTGTCGCTGAGCGTGATCCGCAGGCCCGAATTCCTGCCGATGCTGCGCGAGTTGCGCGAACACCACGGGATCGATCCCGGGCAGGTCATACTTGAGCTGACCGAAAACGGCACCAGCGAGATTCTGGCCGGCGACATCGAGACGCTGACGCGCATCCGCCTGGATGGGCACAAGCTGGCGATCGACGACTTCGGCATCGGGCAGTCCTCGATCCAGCGTCTGGTGCAACTCCCATTCACCGAGATCAAGATTGACCGGCTGTTCGTGCGCGACCTGACCCGCTCGGGCGAGGCACGCAAGGTCGTGGCGGCGGTTACCGCCTTGGGCAAGGCGCTTGGCATGTCGATCACGGCCGAAGGGGTCGAAAATGCTGAAACCCTGACCATCGTGCGCGATCTGGGTTGCGATATGGCACAGGGCTATTTCCTCGGCCGACCCTACGAGGCGCCGCCAAGCGCGGCACGCCGCGCCTGA
- a CDS encoding response regulator produces MHESILVVDDDDLVRIHVVSVLQDVGYRIFEAASGHEALDLLDTIGDVDLLLTDVMMPGGMNGRQLAEAALTRRPQMKVLYTSGYSDTVMLSEGRLASDVHLLAKPYRRQHLVSKVRQVLDS; encoded by the coding sequence ATGCATGAATCAATCCTGGTCGTGGATGACGACGACCTCGTCCGCATCCATGTCGTCAGCGTTCTGCAGGATGTGGGCTATCGCATCTTCGAGGCGGCGTCGGGCCACGAGGCACTGGACCTTCTCGACACGATCGGGGATGTCGATCTGCTTCTGACCGACGTGATGATGCCGGGCGGCATGAACGGCCGTCAGCTCGCCGAGGCTGCGCTGACGCGTCGGCCGCAGATGAAGGTTCTCTATACCTCTGGATACAGCGACACCGTGATGCTGTCCGAGGGGCGGCTGGCATCGGATGTGCACCTGCTGGCCAAGCCCTACCGCCGCCAGCACCTCGTGTCCAAGGTTCGCCAGGTGCTCGACAGCTGA
- a CDS encoding PAS domain S-box protein — MTLFDQFNGNVRNFFDVIPTPMWIFDRETLAIRDANRAVCTLLGYGRDELCTKTIADLRPPPEAEAIWHSVARFTPPEAAGGRWHLRHRCGTYVLAQFHWQAITHLGRPSILATIHDLSAEASLESERQDLLDTTERLRREAEIAARQFQNLFESLPGRFLVLTADPASLIVTASNNYLDVTMTRREDIVGRSLYEVFPDDPEDPDADGTEAMRQSLAYVVSSGVPDAMGIRRYPIPRPAALGGGFEERYWSIINAPLHDSTGKVGFIIHRVEDVTDFVRQYASTGTLNPDLATELLTRTRELQSANDRLKEVGANLRTAQRLMKLGLWRLNVETGAVWTSGNFDHPVEIDHAGRSTQLDRFFQAIHAEDRERTEQELKDFIDGDAKTYGFEFRTMARDGTIRHLRGAGEKTETDAGRFVTGVVQDVTETVQAGQRLDRASQLIQIAGSIVRVGGWYLDLERQEFEWTSETAIIHGFNPDHSPTIDEAVELFIPSDRPRIRELVSTCVRDGTAYDEVMHIVRQTGEEVPVRAVGRALRNADGRIVGLYGAMQDITELVAIHDRNEELRLRLLRAFESMGDSVYIIDRDGRLEYVNAQAERSTGAPRASLIGRSMEDVFPPAAHTPIREAHARAVADGAAVRIEQYLPEPLDRWQEITIDPGEDSFAVYVRDVTRDRQQTEKLRLMEAAVSHLSDAVTISELSDAPGGPVARIVHVNAAFERRTGFDRAEVIGKTSAIRHGPETDTALARAMQAAVSLGRAARGELVVYSRNGQPTWIETELTPILGADGTPTHCVAVDRDISSRKLAEEVLRVSEQRFRLVAEATNEAIIDLDATTDRVWSNERMFQLFGYRAGDLAATESSWFARIHPDDRHRVRSSFEAAVASDTSSWTETYRYRRADGSFATIQHRGTLVRAPDGKMTRFVSLIDDQTETIRATEHLREAQKLEALGQLTGGIAHDFNNLLTIILGNAELLSEQITDPRLRRMAEQSVTAAERGAELTSRLLSFARQQPLAPKVFDLGAFLLSMKPLLRRALTEDVEIDFAIPAEKRLAEVDPGQLELAILNLAINARDAMPDGGKLTVGIADKPEAASAPTEDGLRMGDYVELYVADEGHGMTQEVLERAFEPFFTTKPDGTGSGLGLSMVYGFVKQSGGHVEIRTTPGAGCTVRLFLPAVLEPVRDAASSVGGSTEAPSSRRILVVEDDEFVREHVMQQLRSLGYVVVTAEDGNRAISYLQTGEAVDLLLTDVVMPGGINGRALAETARRLRPGIRVLFTSGYTEDALMQNDRLAPGTLLLSKPYRRNDLARMVAVALDTRPDGATVD, encoded by the coding sequence ATGACCCTCTTTGACCAGTTCAACGGCAATGTCCGGAACTTCTTTGACGTGATCCCCACGCCGATGTGGATCTTCGACCGCGAGACGCTGGCCATCCGCGATGCGAACCGGGCCGTCTGCACCCTTCTCGGATATGGCCGCGACGAGCTTTGCACCAAGACGATCGCCGATCTGCGGCCACCACCCGAGGCCGAGGCGATATGGCACTCGGTGGCGCGGTTCACGCCGCCGGAGGCAGCCGGGGGCCGCTGGCACCTGCGGCACCGCTGCGGCACCTATGTGCTGGCGCAATTCCATTGGCAGGCCATCACCCATCTCGGACGGCCATCGATCCTGGCCACGATCCATGATCTCAGCGCCGAAGCGTCGCTCGAATCCGAACGCCAGGACCTGCTCGACACCACTGAACGGCTGCGCCGCGAGGCCGAAATCGCCGCGCGGCAGTTCCAGAACCTGTTCGAGTCCCTGCCTGGCCGGTTCCTCGTGCTGACGGCCGATCCGGCCAGCCTGATCGTCACGGCGAGCAACAACTATCTCGACGTCACGATGACCCGCAGGGAAGACATCGTGGGGCGGTCGCTCTATGAGGTGTTTCCCGACGACCCCGAGGACCCCGATGCCGACGGGACCGAGGCGATGCGCCAGTCTCTGGCATATGTCGTGTCCTCCGGAGTGCCGGACGCCATGGGCATCCGGCGCTACCCGATCCCGCGCCCTGCCGCCCTGGGTGGCGGGTTCGAGGAAAGGTACTGGAGCATCATCAACGCGCCGCTGCATGACTCCACCGGAAAGGTGGGCTTCATCATACATCGCGTCGAGGACGTGACCGACTTTGTGCGCCAATATGCCAGCACCGGAACGCTCAACCCTGATCTTGCGACGGAACTGCTGACCCGCACGCGCGAGCTTCAGTCGGCGAACGACCGGCTGAAGGAGGTCGGCGCCAACCTGCGCACGGCGCAACGGCTGATGAAGCTGGGCCTGTGGCGGCTGAATGTGGAAACCGGCGCGGTCTGGACATCCGGGAACTTCGACCATCCGGTCGAGATCGACCATGCCGGCCGGTCGACGCAGCTCGACCGCTTTTTTCAGGCCATCCATGCCGAGGACCGCGAGCGGACCGAGCAGGAACTGAAGGACTTCATCGACGGTGACGCCAAGACCTACGGCTTCGAGTTCCGCACGATGGCCCGGGACGGCACGATCCGGCATCTGCGGGGCGCGGGAGAGAAGACCGAAACCGACGCGGGCCGCTTTGTCACCGGCGTCGTCCAGGACGTCACCGAGACGGTTCAGGCAGGGCAGCGGCTGGACCGGGCAAGCCAGCTTATCCAGATCGCGGGATCGATCGTCCGGGTCGGCGGCTGGTATCTGGATCTCGAGCGCCAGGAATTCGAGTGGACCTCGGAAACCGCGATCATCCACGGCTTCAACCCCGACCATTCCCCGACGATCGACGAGGCGGTCGAGTTGTTCATCCCGTCCGACCGTCCGCGCATACGCGAGCTTGTCTCGACCTGCGTGCGGGATGGCACCGCCTATGACGAGGTGATGCACATCGTCCGCCAGACCGGCGAGGAAGTCCCGGTTCGGGCTGTCGGTCGGGCCCTGCGCAATGCCGACGGGCGGATCGTCGGCCTCTACGGGGCGATGCAGGACATCACGGAACTCGTCGCGATCCACGACCGCAACGAGGAACTGCGCCTCCGGCTGCTGCGTGCATTCGAGAGCATGGGCGATTCCGTCTATATCATCGACCGGGACGGGCGGCTGGAATATGTGAACGCGCAGGCCGAGCGCAGCACGGGCGCACCGCGCGCGTCCCTGATCGGGCGTTCGATGGAAGATGTCTTTCCACCCGCCGCCCACACGCCGATCCGCGAGGCCCATGCCCGCGCGGTGGCCGACGGGGCTGCCGTGCGGATCGAGCAATACCTGCCCGAACCGCTGGACCGCTGGCAGGAGATCACGATCGACCCCGGAGAGGACAGCTTTGCAGTCTATGTGCGCGACGTGACCCGCGACCGACAGCAGACCGAAAAGCTGCGCCTCATGGAAGCGGCCGTCTCGCATCTGAGCGATGCGGTGACGATATCGGAACTGTCGGATGCGCCGGGCGGCCCGGTTGCCAGGATCGTGCATGTCAACGCCGCCTTCGAGCGACGGACCGGCTTTGACAGGGCCGAGGTCATCGGCAAGACGTCGGCGATCCGCCACGGTCCCGAAACCGACACCGCTCTGGCGCGGGCGATGCAGGCGGCCGTTTCGCTCGGGCGCGCGGCACGTGGCGAACTCGTCGTCTACAGCCGAAATGGTCAGCCGACCTGGATCGAGACCGAGCTGACGCCGATCCTCGGGGCAGACGGAACGCCTACGCATTGCGTGGCCGTGGACCGCGACATCAGTTCGCGCAAGCTGGCCGAAGAGGTTCTGCGGGTCTCGGAACAGCGGTTCCGTCTGGTGGCCGAGGCGACGAACGAGGCGATCATCGACCTCGACGCGACCACCGACCGCGTCTGGTCGAACGAACGCATGTTCCAGCTGTTCGGGTATCGCGCGGGCGACCTCGCCGCAACGGAATCCTCCTGGTTCGCCCGCATCCATCCCGATGATCGCCACCGCGTTCGGTCGAGTTTCGAGGCCGCCGTGGCCTCTGACACATCCAGCTGGACGGAAACCTATCGCTACCGTCGTGCAGACGGCAGCTTTGCCACCATCCAGCATCGCGGCACCCTGGTGCGCGCGCCGGACGGCAAGATGACCCGGTTCGTCAGCCTGATCGATGACCAGACAGAGACGATCCGGGCGACCGAGCACCTGCGCGAGGCACAGAAGCTCGAGGCGCTGGGGCAACTGACCGGCGGCATCGCGCATGATTTCAACAACCTGCTGACGATCATTCTGGGCAATGCGGAACTTCTGTCGGAACAGATCACCGACCCCCGCCTGCGCAGGATGGCAGAGCAGTCGGTGACTGCCGCCGAACGGGGTGCCGAACTGACCAGTCGGCTCCTGTCCTTCGCGCGACAGCAGCCTCTGGCCCCCAAGGTGTTCGATCTGGGCGCCTTCCTTCTGTCCATGAAACCACTCCTGCGGCGCGCGCTGACCGAGGATGTGGAGATCGACTTTGCCATTCCGGCGGAAAAGCGTCTGGCCGAGGTCGATCCGGGGCAGTTGGAACTTGCCATCCTGAACCTTGCCATCAACGCCCGCGATGCCATGCCTGACGGCGGAAAGCTGACCGTCGGCATCGCCGACAAGCCCGAGGCGGCATCCGCGCCGACGGAAGACGGGCTGCGCATGGGCGACTATGTCGAACTCTACGTTGCCGACGAAGGGCACGGCATGACCCAGGAGGTGCTCGAACGTGCCTTCGAGCCCTTCTTCACCACGAAGCCCGACGGCACCGGAAGCGGTCTCGGGCTCAGCATGGTCTATGGCTTCGTCAAGCAATCCGGTGGCCATGTCGAAATCCGGACGACTCCTGGCGCAGGATGCACGGTGCGCCTGTTCCTTCCCGCCGTCCTCGAACCCGTGCGCGACGCTGCGTCATCGGTCGGCGGGTCCACCGAGGCTCCGTCGTCGCGACGCATCCTGGTTGTCGAGGATGATGAATTCGTGCGCGAGCACGTCATGCAGCAGTTGCGCAGCCTCGGCTATGTCGTCGTGACGGCGGAAGACGGAAATCGCGCCATCTCGTACTTGCAGACCGGGGAAGCCGTTGACCTGCTGCTGACCGATGTCGTGATGCCCGGCGGGATCAACGGGCGAGCATTGGCCGAAACCGCGCGTCGCCTGCGGCCCGGGATCCGGGTTCTGTTCACCTCGGGCTACACCGAGGACGCCTTGATGCAGAACGACCGCCTGGCACCGGGGACGCTTCTGCTGTCCAAACCCTACCGCCGCAACGATCTGGCCCGCATGGTCGCCGTCGCGCTGGACACGCGACCGGATGGCGCAACGGTCGACTGA
- a CDS encoding response regulator transcription factor, producing the protein MSRPRILAVDDEAAILELLANTLESEGYTVEGVTTVAAFRERVREGAFEMFIIDLTLPDGNGFNLIRELRPTTQAGMIILTGRGSETDHVVGLEIGADDYVTKPFRPRELAARVNAVHRRSSAMQQAAHTVADPVPAPVPTRGPAIDHEFDGYRVSTSARQVWSPDGEEVMLTTAEFSVLVALLERRGRVLSRDQIMTLAKGRDWESYDRAIDGLVSRLRRKIPKPAGGGHYIRTVHSVGYVFGG; encoded by the coding sequence GTGTCAAGACCCCGCATTCTGGCCGTGGACGACGAGGCGGCAATACTTGAACTGCTGGCGAACACGCTCGAAAGCGAGGGATACACGGTTGAGGGTGTGACCACCGTCGCCGCATTCCGTGAGCGCGTGCGCGAAGGCGCGTTTGAGATGTTCATCATCGACCTGACGTTGCCGGACGGAAACGGCTTCAACCTGATCCGCGAGCTGCGTCCGACCACGCAGGCCGGCATGATCATCCTCACCGGCCGCGGCAGCGAGACCGATCATGTCGTGGGTCTGGAGATCGGCGCGGACGACTACGTCACCAAGCCATTCCGCCCGCGCGAACTTGCCGCGCGGGTGAACGCCGTGCATCGCCGGTCGTCGGCGATGCAGCAGGCCGCGCATACGGTAGCGGATCCTGTCCCCGCCCCGGTCCCCACGCGCGGTCCCGCCATCGACCATGAGTTTGACGGCTATCGTGTCAGCACATCGGCGCGCCAGGTCTGGTCACCCGACGGCGAGGAGGTCATGCTGACGACGGCGGAGTTCTCGGTTCTCGTGGCGCTGCTGGAGCGCAGGGGCCGCGTGCTGTCGCGCGACCAGATCATGACGCTGGCCAAGGGGCGGGATTGGGAAAGCTATGACCGGGCCATCGACGGGCTGGTGAGCCGCCTGCGTCGCAAGATACCCAAACCGGCGGGCGGCGGTCACTATATTCGAACGGTTCACAGCGTGGGCTATGTCTTTGGCGGTTGA
- a CDS encoding sensor domain-containing diguanylate cyclase: MSISYSPLHIDDERGRLAALRRYEILDSGDEQDFDEIVALVHRIFGVPIAAITLIDEDRMWIKASVGLEVREVPRRDALCDFTIRSNETLVSGDAAQDPRFCMNPFVTGTTAVRSYMGVPLTTPDGYNVGALCVMGQEARSFGRAEREMLESFARIVVTQFELRQLARSDALTGALSRVAFESLLADAVAAARTAGRRATLALIDIDHFKSINDAFGHPVGDLVLTRLARAVRAALRGSDGFGRLGGEEFGILMPDTDIVQAQRIAERVRAAISALVLPELRGRAVTASIGLAEIELPAEGVEYWIANADVALYEAKHQGRNRVMLAA, from the coding sequence ATGTCGATTTCCTACAGCCCGCTTCACATCGACGACGAACGGGGCCGGCTCGCCGCGCTGCGTCGCTACGAGATTCTGGACAGCGGCGACGAGCAGGATTTCGACGAGATCGTCGCCCTGGTTCACCGCATCTTCGGCGTGCCGATCGCGGCGATCACCCTGATCGACGAAGACCGCATGTGGATCAAGGCATCGGTCGGGCTGGAGGTGAGGGAAGTGCCCCGGCGCGACGCGCTATGCGATTTCACGATCCGGTCGAACGAGACCCTGGTTTCCGGCGATGCCGCTCAGGATCCGCGCTTCTGCATGAATCCCTTCGTGACCGGCACGACCGCCGTGCGCAGCTACATGGGCGTTCCGCTGACCACGCCCGATGGATACAACGTTGGTGCGCTCTGCGTCATGGGGCAGGAGGCGCGCAGCTTCGGCCGGGCCGAGCGCGAGATGCTTGAAAGCTTTGCACGCATCGTCGTCACGCAGTTCGAGTTGCGCCAGCTTGCCCGCAGTGACGCCCTGACGGGTGCGCTGTCGCGCGTCGCCTTCGAGTCCTTGCTTGCCGACGCGGTGGCCGCCGCCCGGACCGCCGGACGCCGCGCCACGCTTGCCCTGATTGACATCGACCATTTCAAGTCGATCAACGATGCCTTCGGCCATCCGGTCGGCGATCTGGTGCTGACACGGCTGGCCCGCGCGGTGCGCGCCGCGCTGCGTGGCAGCGACGGTTTCGGCCGGCTTGGCGGCGAGGAGTTCGGAATCCTGATGCCGGATACCGACATCGTCCAGGCGCAGCGCATCGCCGAACGGGTGCGCGCCGCGATCAGCGCCCTGGTGCTGCCGGAACTCCGCGGGCGGGCGGTCACGGCCAGCATAGGTCTGGCCGAGATCGAACTGCCCGCCGAGGGGGTGGAATACTGGATCGCGAATGCCGACGTGGCGCTTTATGAGGCGAAGCATCAGGGGCGCAACCGGGTGATGCTGGCCGCATGA